A window from Mytilus galloprovincialis chromosome 8, xbMytGall1.hap1.1, whole genome shotgun sequence encodes these proteins:
- the LOC143043807 gene encoding uncharacterized protein LOC143043807 encodes MTLKFVYYAFLVFVNSCILKSSVDAADRRCPNDYIRCRDGIRCFPLTSLCDGTAALCKDGSDKDPEFCRAQTCPSTHAKCRDGIQCFPLRDLCDGDNTYCLDQSDEDPDFCRDQNCEPGYTKCRDGVHCFMSQWLCDRAGTYNCPDHSDEDPEFCKQQSCPEFDGWDGWNGWRKCRDGKQCFNANSLCNGVPAYCKDESDLDPDFCKNQTCGEGYMKCRDGNECFPLWGLCDGGSRRGTMFNCNDWSDEDPAFCRVHECDNGYVKCRDGIQCINRKHLCDGTKWYSKIDCADNSDEDPEFCKCNKFLNYFIN; translated from the exons ATGACACTGAAATTCGTATACTACGCTTTTCTCGTTTTTGTGAACAGCTGCATTTTGAAAAGTAGTGTGGACGCTGCAG ACAGACGTTGTCCGAATGATTATATCCGTTGTAGAGACGGGATTCGATGCTTCCCTCTTACATCATTATGTGATGGTACGGCAGCGCTCTGTAAAGATGGTAGTGACAAAGATCCTGAGTTCTGCAGAG CACAGACTTGTCCTTCTactcatgctaaatgtagagATGGCATCCAATGTTTCCCATTACGAGATCTGTGTGATGGGGATAACACTTACTGCCTTGATCAAAGTGACGAAGATCCTGACTTTTGTAGAG ATCAAAATTGTGAGCCTGGTTACACTAAGTGTAGGGATGGTGTACACTGTTTCATGTCTCAATGGCTCTGTGATCGTGCAGGAACATATAATTGTCCAGACCATAGTGACGAAGACCCAGAGTTCTGTAAAC AACAAAGTTGTCCTGAATTTGATGGTTGGGATGGCTGGAATGGTTGGAGGAAATGTCGGGACGGAAAACAATGTTTCAACGCAAATAGCTTATGTAATGGTGTCCCTGCGTATTGTAAGGATGAAAGTGACCTGGAcccagatttttgtaaaa ACCAGACGTGCGGGGAAGGATATATGAAATGTcgtgatggtaatgaatgctttcctttGTGGGGTTTATGCGATGGTGGAAGTAGAAGGGGTACCATGTTTAACTGTAACGATTGGAGTGATGAAGATCCGGCATTCTGTAGGG TACACGAGTGTGACAACGGCTATGTGAAATGTCGAGACGGTATCCAGTGTATCAATCGCAAGCATCTGTGTGACGGAACCAAGTGGTATTCTAAAATTGATTGTGCTGATAACAGTGATGAGGATCCTGagttttgtaaatgtaataaatttctaaattacttcataaattaa